A part of Molothrus aeneus isolate 106 unplaced genomic scaffold, BPBGC_Maene_1.0 scaffold_30, whole genome shotgun sequence genomic DNA contains:
- the PDE4A gene encoding 3',5'-cyclic-AMP phosphodiesterase 4A produces the protein MMEPVPGSGKSLSLSLPVPREGPGPLRPPQHLWRQPRTPIRIRHRGFSDTDRHRPRPMERADAVDTGDRPGLRSARMSWPSSLHGTPGTGKRSEVENGPWGGARSPPEPQRGPGRGLQAGAAPAQRRESFLYRSESDLAATPRSLSRCSSASSDAHAEDLIVTPFAQVLASLRSVRSNLSILTKGTSPPPGCTRSPLGSQPPPGTATISEATAQQLARDTLQELDWCLEQLETLQTHRAVSEMASNKFKRMLNRELSHLSGMSRSGNQVSEYIASTFLDKQPEVEIPSPGPPERDKRRRPPPPGCDPRDPPRDPPRDPRPLPRYGVETDREEQLGKELDSLNQWGLNIFRVSEFSNNRSLSCIMFTIFQERDLVRTFAIPERALLGYARALEQHYHPDVAYHNSLHAADVLQSTHVLLATPALDDVFTDLEVLAALFAAAIHDVDHPGVSNQFLINTNSELALLYNDESVLENHHLAVGFKLLQEQDCDIFQNLSRRQRQALRQMVIDMVLATDMSKHMSLLADLKTMVETKKVTSSGVLLLDNYTDRIQVLRNMVHCADLSNPTKPLGLYRQWTERIMEEFFRQGDRERERGMEISPMCDKHSASVEKSQVGFIDFVVQPLWEAWAELVHPDAREMLRALHENREWFRLRAPLSPEPPPEPPPGPPGPPRFRFEPPPDREGEGAGEGEGRDPPPEPPGTPPGRPPEEGEGRGEPPREGGGEAPVGLRD, from the exons ATGATGGAGCCGGTACCGGGCTCCGGGAAGAGCCTCTCGCTGTCGCTGCCGGTGCCCCGGGAGGGCCCGGGCCCCCTGCGCCCCCCGCAGCACCTCTGGCGCCAGCCCCGCACCCCGATCCGCATCCGCCACCGCGGCTTCTCCGACACCGACCGGCACCGGCCGCGGCCCATGGAGCGGGCGGATGCCGTGGACACCGGGGACCGGCCCGGGCTGCGCAGCGCCCGCATGTCCTGGCCCTCCTCCCTCCACGGCACCCCCGGCACCGGCAAGCG cTCGGAGGTGGAGAATGGCCCCTGGGGGGGGGCGCGGAGCCCCCCCGAGCCCCagcgcgggccgggccgggggctccaggccggggccgcccccgcgcAGCGCCGCGAGTCCTTCCTGTACCGCTCCGAGAGCGACCTGGCCGCGACCCCGCGCAGCCTCTCCCGCTGCTCCTCCGCCAGCAGCGACGC CCACGCCGAGGATTTGATCGTCACCCCCTTTGCTCAG gTCCTGGCCAGTCTCCGCAGTGTCCGCAGCAACCTCTCCATCCTGACCAAAGGCACCTCCCCGCCCCCGGGCTGCAC GCGGTCGCCCCTCGGCTCCCAGCCCCCCCCCGGCACGGCCACGATCTCAG aggcCACGGCCCAGCAGCTGGCCCGGGAcaccctgcaggagctggattggtgcctggagcagctggagacgCTGCAGACGCACAGGGCGGTCAGCGAGATGGCCTCCAACAag TTCAAGCGGATGCTGAACCGGGAGCTCTCGCACCTGTCCGGGATGAGCCGCTCGGGGAACCAGGTGTCCGAGTACATCGCCAGCACCTTCCTGG ACAAGCAGCCCGAGGTGGAGatccccagccccggcccccccgAGCGGGACAAGCGGCGCCGGCCGCCCCCCCCCGGCTgcgacccccgggaccccccccgggaccccccccgggacccccggccccTGCCCCGCTACGGCGTCGAGACCGAccgggaggagcagctgggcaag gagCTGGACAGCCTCAACCAGTGGGGGCTGAACATTTTCCGCGTCTCCGAGTTCTCCAACAACCGCTCGCTGAGCTGCATCATGTTCACCATCTTCCAG GAGCGGGACCTGGTCCGCACCTTTGCCATCCCCGAGCGGGCTCTCCTGGGCTACGCCCGGGCTCTGGAGCAGCACTACCACCCCGACGTGGCCTACCACAACAGCCTGCACGCCGCCGACGTGCTGCAGTCCACACACGTGCTGCTGGCCACCCCCGCCCTCGAC GACGTCTTCACCGACCTGGAGGTCTTGGCCGCCCTCTTTGCTGCCGCCATCCACGACGTCGACCACCCCGGGGTCTCCAACCAGTTCCTCATCAACACCA ACTCGGAGCTGGCGCTGCTCTACAATGACGAGTCGGTGCTGGAGAACCATCACCTGGCCGTGGGCTtcaagctgctgcaggagcaggactgCGACATCTTCCAGAACCTGTCCCGGCGGCAGCGGCAGGCGCTGCGCCAGATGGTCATCGACATG GTGCTGGCCACGGACATGTCCAAGCACATGAGCCTCCTGGCCGACCTCAAGACCATGGTGGAGACCAAGAAGGTGACGAGCTCGGGGGTCCTGCTGCTGGACAACTACACCGACCGCATCCAG gtgctgcgGAACATGGTGCACTGCGCCGACCTGAGCAACCCCACGAAGCCGCTGGGGCTGTACCGGCAGTGGACGGAGCGGATCATGGAGGAGTTCTTCAGGCAGGGGGACCGGGAGCGGGAGCGCGGCATGGAGATCAGCCCCATGTGCGACAAGCACAGCGCCTCGGTGGAGAAATCCCag GTGGGGTTCATCGATTTCGTGGTGCAGCCGCTCTGGGAGGCCTGGGCCGAGCTCGTGCACCCGGACGCCCGGGAGATGCTGCGGGCGCTGCACGAGAACCGCGAGTGGTTCCGGCTCCGGGCCCCGCtcagccccgagccccccccggagccgcccccgggacccccgggacccccccggttCCGCTTCGAGCCCCCCCCGGACcgggagggggagggggcgggggagggggaggggcgggacccccccccggagccccccgggacccccccggggaGACCCCCCGAggagggggaggggcggggggagccCCCCCGTGAGGGGGGAGGGGAGGCCCCGGTTGGGCTCCGGGATTGA
- the YIPF2 gene encoding protein YIPF2: protein MDEPRPHDLQEAPEPLSGGSVTVPVPEPPEDGDDADTAQVPERIKASLVPVPGRNFVRHRLRNNPDLYGEGRARGRSRCCSGLVPVPFAFPVHPSAAILAFVPVLPWFYPGFIPGPIPVLSRFLPHVCSGSISVLSRFRPVPFPVLSRFHPGPVPVTIPVLSPFLSWFCPCFCPGSVPVSLPCLSWFCPRFYPGPVPFLSHFYPGPAPFLSRFRLRFSPVSLPCLSRFCSRFSPGSVPVSIPVLSRFHPISIPVSLPVPSRFSPISILVLPRFSPGSVPVSLPVPSPFLSRFCPRVYPGSVPVSLPCLSRFCPRFSPGPARSRPVLDRCHAASARGHQRGSVPARPGPGTGPASTSPEQSQPAPPAPDRGRIRGFWDFGSFGPIPAGFPSRGGVPGGDSHTPPPPPCPAPIQR, encoded by the exons ATGGACGAGCCCCGGCCCCACG ACCTGCAGGAGGCGCCGGAGCCGCTGTCGGGAGGCTCCGTAACGGTGCCGGTGCCGGAGCCCCCCGAGGACGGGGACGATGCGGACACGGCCCAG GTGCCGGAGCGCATCAAGGCCTCGCTGGTGCCGGTACCGGGCAGGAACTTCGTGCGGCACCGGCTGCGCAACAACCCCGACCTGTACGGTGAGGGACGGGCCCGGGGCCGGTCCCGGTGCTGCTCCGGTCTGGTGCCGGTGCCGTTTGCCTTCCCCGTCCATCCCTCGGCTGCCATTCTCGCTTTCGTCCcggttctgccctggttctaCCCCGGTTTTATCCCCGGTCCCATCCCGGTTCTGTCCCGGTTCCTGCCCCATGTCTGTTCCGGTTCCATCTCGGTTCTGTCCCGGTTCCGCCCAGTTCCATTCCCGGTTCTGTCCCGCTTCCATCCCGGTCCCGTCCCTGTTACTATCCCGGTTCTGTCCCCGTTTCTATCTTGGTTCTGTCCCTGTTTCTGTCCTGGTTCTGTCCCTGTTTCTCTCCCGTGTCTGTCCTGGTTCTGTCCCCGTTTCTATCCCGGTCCCGTCCCGTTTCTCTCCCATTTCTATCCTGGTCCTGCCCCGTTTCTCTCCCGGTTCCGTCTCCGTTTCTCTCCCGTTTCTCTCCCGTGTCTATCCCGGTTCTGTTCCCGTTTCTCTCCCGGTTCTGTCCCCGTGTCTATCCCGGTTCTCTCCCGTTTCCATCCCATTTCTATCCCCGTTTCTCTCCCGGTCCCGTCCCGGTTCTCTCCCATTTCTATCCTGGTCCTGCCCCGTTTCTCTCCCGGTTCTGTCCCCGTTTCTCTCCCGGTTCCGTCCCCGTTTCTCTCCCGTTTCTGCCCCCGTGTCTATCCCGGTTCTGTCCCCGTGTCTCTCCCGTGTCTATCCCGGTTCTGCCCCCGTTTCTCTCCCGGTCCTGCCCGTTCCAGGCCCGTTCTGGATCGGTGCCACGCTGCCTCTGCCCGTGGCCATCAGCGGGGATCTGTCCCAGCTCGGCCCGGCCCCGGTACCGGCCCCGCTTCCACCTCG CCCGAGCAATCCCAGccggcgccgcccgccccggaTCGGGGCCGAATCCgcggattttgggattttggttcATTCGGCCCCATCCCGGCGGGGTTCCCATcccgggggggggtcccggggggggaTTCTCAcacccccccccctcccccctgcccCGCCCCCATCCAGCGGTAA
- the CARM1 gene encoding histone-arginine methyltransferase CARM1 — protein sequence MAAVSVFPGVRLLTVGDANGEIQRHQEQQPLRLEVRTGPDSAAIALYGHEEVCVFKCSVSRDTECSRVGKQSFIITLGCNSVLLQFGTPTDFCSFYNILKNCRGHNTERSVFSERTEESSAVQYFQFYGYLSQQQNMMQDYVRTGTYQRAILQNHSDFKDKIVLDVGCGSGILSFFAAQAGARKIYAVEASTMAQHAEVLVKSNNLTERIVVIPGKVEEVSLPEQVDIIISEPMGYMLFNERMLESYLHAKKYLKPSGNMFPTIGDVHLAPFTDEQLYMEQFTKANFWYQPSFHGVDLSALRGAAVDEYFRQPVVDTFDIRILMAKSVKYTVNFLEAKEGDLHRIEIPFKFHMLHSGLVHGLAFWFDVAFIGSIMTVWLSTAPTEPLTHWYQVRCLFQSPLFAKAGDTLSGTCLLIANKRQSYDISIVAQVDQTGSKSSNLLDLKNPFFRYTGTTPSPPPGSHYTSPSENMWSTGSSYNMSTGMAVAGMPAAYDLSSVIAGGSNVGHNNLIPLANTGIVNHTHSRMGSIMSTGIVQGSSSAQSGAASSAHYPLNSQFTMGGPPISMASPMSITTNTMHYGS from the exons ATGGCCGCGGTGTCGGTGTTCCCCGGCGTGCGGCTCCTCACGGTCGGGGACGCGAACGGGGAGATCCAgcggcaccaggagcagcagccgcTGCGCCTCGAGGTCCGCACCGGCCCCGACAGCGCCGCCATCGCCCTCTACGGCC ATGAGGAGGTGTGCGTGTTCAAGTGCTCCGTGTCGCGCGACACCGAGTGCAGCCGGGTGGGGAAGCAATCCTTCATCATCACCCTGGGCTGCAACAGCGTCCTGCTGCAATTCGGGACCCCCACGG ATTTCTGCTCCTTCTACAACATCCTGAAGAACTGCCGGGGCCACAACACGGAGCGCTCGGTGTTCAGCGAGCGCACCGAGGAGTCCTCGGCCGTGCAGTACTTCCAG TTCTACGGGtacctgtcccagcagcagaacATGATGCAGGACTACGTGCGCACGGGCACGTACCAGCGGGCGATCCTGCAGAACCACAGCGACTTCAAGGACAAG atCGTGCTGGACGTGGGCTGTGGCTCGGGCATCCTCTCCTTCTTCGCGGCCCAGGCCGGCGCGCGCAAGATCTACGCGGTGGAGGCCAGCACCATGGCCCAGCACGCCGAG GTGCTGGTGAAGAGCAACAACCTGACGGAGCGGATCGTGGTGATCCCGGGCAAGGTGGAGGAGGTGTCGCTGCCCGAGCAGGTGGACATCATCATCTCGGAGCCCATGGGCTACATGCTCTTCAACGAGCGCATGCTCGAGAGCTACCTGCACGCCAAGAAGTACCTGAAGCCCAGTG GGAACATGTTCCCCACCATCGGGGACGTGCACCTGGCGCCCTTCACGGACGAGCAGCTCTACATGGAGCAGTTCACCAAGGCCAACTTCTG GTACCAGCCCTCCTTCCACGGCGTTGATCTCTCTGCTCTGCGCGGCGCCGCTGTGGACGAGTACTTCAGGCAGCCCGTGGTG GACACCTTCGACATCCGGATTTTAATGGCCAAATCCGTCAAATACACCGTGAACTTCTTGGAAGCCAAGGAGGGCGACTTGCACAG GATAGAAATCCCCTTCAAGTTCCACATGCTGCACTCGGGGCTGGTGCACGGCCTGGCCTTCTGGTTCGACGTGGCCTTCATCGGCTCCAt aATGACCGTGTGGCTCTCCACGGCCCCCACGGAGCCGCTGACCCACTGGTACCAGGTGCGCTGCCTGTTCCAGTCGCCGCTCTTCGCCAAGGCCGGCGACACGCTCTCAGGGACCTGCCTGCTCATCGCCAACAAGAG acAGAGCTACGACATCAGCATCGTGGCCCAGGTGGACCAGACGGGCTCCAAATCCTCCAACCTGCTGGacctgaaaaatcccttcttcaG gtaCACGGGCACGACCCCCTCGCCCCCCCCCGGCTCCCACTACACGTCCCCGTCGGAGAACATGTGGAGCACGGGCAGCAGCTACAACATGAGCACGGGCATGGCCGTGGCTG GGATGCCGGCAGCCTATGACCTGAGCAGCGTCATCGCGGGCGGCTCCAACGTGGGGCACAACAACCTCATCCCCCTGG CCAACACCGGCATCGTCAACCACACCCACTCCAGGATGGGCTCCATCATGAGCACGGGCATCGTGCAGG GCTCCTCCAGCGCGCAGAGCGGCGCCGCCTCCAGCGCCCACTACCCCCTCAACAGCCAGTTCACCATGGGGGGGCCGCCCATCTCCATGGCCTCGCCCATGTCCATCACCACCAACACCATGCACTACGGCAGCTGA
- the LOC136570080 gene encoding uncharacterized protein — protein MRMRMKMRMRLAFLLLVAAASCLSQTGHDPGEDSRQNSRDSSRDSPRNSTRDSPRGSPRGSRRGSGTAAAPRLLPAPLLLRLPPEPGPPRIRCVAPRRFTGSTFELLRGLPAVPVRSLPAAPDRHWAEFALPGAAGCFRCRYRSHNGSAWLESELSPGTGGSDLGDAECQPSTGTAAAPAPTAETPWNGTGTLQNDPPWVLPVSVGVAFPGLLLLLGAATAARRGVRRRRGQSPTVPAPSFPLAPAPTPPSP, from the exons atgaggatgaggatgaagatgaggatgaggtTGGCGTTTCTGCTCCTCGTGGCTGCAGCCTCGTGCTTGAGCCAGACCGGGCACGATCCCGGCGAGGATTCCCGCCAGAATTCCCGGGATTCCAGCCGGGATTCCCCCCGGAATTCAACCCGGGATTCCCCCCGGGGTTCCCCCCGGGGTTCCCGCCGTGGTTCCGGTACCGCCGCCGCCCCGAGGCTCCTCCCGGCGCCGCTGCTGCTCCGGCTGCCCCCggagccggggccgccccggATCCGCTGCGTGGCCCCGCGGCGCTTCACCGGCAGCACCTTCGAGCTCCTCCGGGGGCTCCCGGCGGTGCCGGTGCGGAGCCTCCCCGCCGCTCCCGACCGGCACTGGGCCGAGTTCGCCCTGCCCGGAGCCGCCGGCTGCTTCCGCTGCCGGTACCGGAGCCACAACGGCAGCGCCTGGCTGGAGTCGGAGCTGAGCCCCGGCACCGGCGGCTCCG ATTTGGGCGATGCTGAGTGTCAGCCGAGCACCGGCACCGCCGCGGCACCCGCACCCACGGCAGAGACCCCGTGGAACGGCACCGGGACCCTGCAGAACG ATCCTCCCTGGGTCCTCCCGGTCTCGGTCGGTGTCGCCttcccggggctgctgctgctgctgggggctgcaaCCGCGGCCAGGCGAG GCGTCCGGCGGCGGCGTGGACAGAGCCCCACGGTACCGGCCCCG AGCTTCCCCTTGGCCCCCGCGCCGACGCCGCCGTCCCCGtga